The genomic stretch TACCCAAGCTTCGCACTCATGCCCTCGCCCCCATTATTACGCTTTGCTTTGCCTCAGTTGGAGGGAACTTGGAACTTGTCATATCGGGCTCCGATCTCGTTTAGTTTCTTCAGTCCGATCAAACTGTTGAACTCCTCGAAGGTGGTCAGCTTGTGGAGTTGGTCTCGGCTGGTGCCTTCCTCCTTCATCACTTTGAGGACGTCGATCAACGCGCGAGCCGACGCGTAGACGGCGGTGGTGGAGTGCACTATGAGGTGGAATCCCAGTTCCTTGAGCTCCTGTGGCGTGTGCAGGGGGGTGTACCCACCCTCCAGCATGTTGGCAGCCCTGAAACCATTGGTGCGCTTGCAGACCTCCCTCATCTCGTCGTCGCTCCGCGGTGCCTCCACGAAGCACGCATCTGCTCCTGCCTGCACAAGGTCAAGCAGAGAGTATGCTCGTCAGAGAAGCCAATCCGACGGAATTGGAGCTTCGATCGATCGATATTTGCATGAACAGAGTAATCGATGGATACCTCCATGTAGAGGTTAGCCCGAGCAATGGCGTCAGATAGGCCACCGGCGGTTGCACGAGCATCAGTTCGAGCGATGAGAAAGAAGTCAGAGTCCCCAATGGCTTCTCTTGCGGCTGCTATCTTTGCGGCATGCTCATGAGCAGGGATCACCTAACATAAGCGCAGTTTAATGCATATTATATACGGTGGGATAATGTAAGAAGAGTTGATGTATGTTTCCCAGCTCAGTCGTACCTGTTTACCCTGCATATGTCCTGGTTGCCAGAGAAACAGAGAAGAAAAATACCAGTGAGATGGATGGATTCCATAGAAAACAACTCGAGTATACATAGTAGCAGAAAGAAACCAGAAGGATCTGAGAGTTAAAAGATCGATGTTCTCTTACCGCACTTCTTCGGCCAAACTTGATCCTGGAATCAAGATGAAAGTAGAGAACAATTAGATTTGGAACTTGGAACGAGTCAGAGCATGGGGATGGCAATGATCATTTTATGTATGTCAGGGCGGGGGCGTAGTGGTACCTCAAGAAACAAGCCAGCGGCACCGGTACCAATTATATCTCGAACAGTCCTTTGGACATTGAGAGCATTGCCACCTCCGGTGTCTGTAATATCAATTTAATTTAGTTGAGATATATTGCATATAAATAAAA from Musa acuminata AAA Group cultivar baxijiao chromosome BXJ1-3, Cavendish_Baxijiao_AAA, whole genome shotgun sequence encodes the following:
- the LOC135625937 gene encoding carboxyvinyl-carboxyphosphonate phosphorylmutase, chloroplastic-like translates to MADSTVSVAVNGPRKTRMHRLIEEEGIVLMPGIYDALSAAVLQSLGFRAGFVSGYAVSASRLGMPDIGLLTPPEMADAARAICAAAPNVAFIVDADTGGGNALNVQRTVRDIIGTGAAGLFLEDQVWPKKCGHMQGKQVIPAHEHAAKIAAAREAIGDSDFFLIARTDARATAGGLSDAIARANLYMEAGADACFVEAPRSDDEMREVCKRTNGFRAANMLEGGYTPLHTPQELKELGFHLIVHSTTAVYASARALIDVLKVMKEEGTSRDQLHKLTTFEEFNSLIGLKKLNEIGARYDKFQVPSN